A window of the Mucilaginibacter sp. cycad4 genome harbors these coding sequences:
- a CDS encoding sigma-54 dependent transcriptional regulator: MKRILIIDDEVNVALLLSKFLTRNGFDVSTASSGTGGMEALKNSEYQLVLCDFRLEDTDGREMLRNIKIQYPKTGVIIITGYSDIKMAVELIKMGAYDYITKPLYPDEILNTINKALETHHALVEIDEEPQAAILPEKAKVNTVKKTVFAAEFVTGTSRASKELARQIELVAPTNYSVIILGESGTGKESVAKSIHLNSPRHNQPFIAMDCGSLTKELAASEFFGHEKGSFTGALYTKIGHFEMANGGTLFLDEVGNLSYEIQAALLRTVQERKVKRIGSTREIDLDVRIIIATNENLQEGIQKGRFREDLYHRFNEFSIYMPPLRERGHDIILLAEHFLKIANQELGRNVESFSQEVVDCFMNYRWQGNIRELKNVIRRAALLAEGNEITLKALPLEMSTYKLSYETSNHYAQHHTTSHVAEVPEVKEPRHDLKNAALEAEYETIIRVLREVNFNKTKAAEILNIDRKTLYNKMKAINLK; this comes from the coding sequence ATGAAAAGGATCCTCATCATTGATGATGAAGTTAATGTGGCGTTATTGCTATCGAAGTTTTTGACGCGGAATGGGTTTGACGTTAGTACGGCATCAAGCGGTACCGGGGGGATGGAAGCGTTGAAAAATAGTGAATATCAACTTGTCCTTTGTGATTTCAGGCTCGAAGATACCGACGGCCGCGAAATGCTCCGCAATATTAAAATCCAATATCCTAAAACAGGGGTTATCATCATCACCGGTTATTCAGATATTAAAATGGCTGTTGAGCTTATTAAAATGGGGGCTTATGATTATATCACCAAGCCGCTGTATCCCGATGAGATATTAAATACCATTAATAAGGCTCTTGAAACCCACCATGCCCTGGTTGAAATTGACGAGGAGCCGCAAGCGGCTATTTTACCTGAAAAAGCTAAAGTTAACACCGTAAAAAAAACAGTTTTTGCAGCGGAGTTTGTAACCGGTACCAGTCGCGCATCAAAAGAGCTTGCCCGCCAGATAGAACTGGTGGCGCCAACCAATTACAGCGTTATTATTTTAGGCGAGAGTGGTACAGGAAAAGAGTCCGTAGCCAAAAGCATCCACCTGAACAGTCCGCGGCATAACCAGCCTTTTATAGCCATGGATTGCGGCTCGTTAACCAAAGAGCTTGCAGCAAGCGAGTTTTTCGGCCACGAGAAAGGTTCATTTACCGGCGCTTTATATACTAAAATAGGCCATTTTGAAATGGCTAACGGAGGTACTTTATTTTTAGATGAAGTGGGTAACCTTTCGTACGAGATCCAGGCGGCTTTACTTCGTACCGTACAGGAGCGCAAGGTTAAAAGGATAGGCAGTACCAGGGAGATCGATCTGGATGTGCGCATTATCATTGCCACTAACGAAAACCTGCAGGAAGGGATCCAGAAAGGCCGTTTTCGTGAAGATCTTTACCATCGTTTTAACGAGTTTAGTATTTACATGCCGCCACTGCGCGAACGCGGGCATGACATCATTTTACTGGCCGAACATTTTTTGAAAATAGCCAACCAGGAACTTGGGCGTAATGTTGAATCATTTTCGCAGGAGGTTGTGGATTGCTTTATGAATTACCGCTGGCAGGGCAATATCCGCGAGCTAAAAAACGTGATCCGCCGTGCAGCACTATTGGCCGAGGGCAACGAAATCACGCTTAAAGCATTACCGCTTGAAATGTCGACCTATAAATTATCGTACGAAACATCGAACCATTACGCGCAGCATCATACCACATCGCATGTGGCGGAAGTACCCGAGGTGAAAGAACCCCGTCATGATCTTAAAAATGCTGCGCTCGAGGCCGAATATGAAACAATTATAAGGGTATTAAGGGAAGTTAACTTCAACAAGACCAAAGCGGCCGAGATCCTTAATATCGACCGTAAAACCCTGTATAATAAAATGAAGGCCATTAACCTTAAGTAA